The Ruficoccus amylovorans region AGCGGAGCCGTCACATAGACCAGGGAATCGCTCAATTGAGCCAGTTGCCCCAAAATCACGTTAATCACCGTTCCGATCAGCGTGATTTTGAACACGATAACATATGCTTTACCGTAGGCGGGCATGCGCCTGACCACGATCTTCATGGCCCACTGCGCGAACAGGGCAGTCATAAGGCAGACCAAGGCGCAAATACCGACCGCAATCAACAGCCCGAGAATCAATCCTATCGCTTCCATCGAAAAAGAACGTCCATCTGAATAGGCAATTCTCCCTATTTACAAGCTGTAAATTCACTCTTTTACTCCGTGCTTAAATACCCTCCACCCCCAGGAAAAGCCCGCAACATCAAGAGGGCCCAGTGACAGATACTCCGCTTACCTCACGGCATCATACATAGCCTTATCTTCGTGTCCGGCCAGAAGTTCACCACGGGCGAGAAGATCATCCCGGCACGAGCTGACTGTTTTCGCAAAATAAAATTGCCCCGCCGGGGTGGTTCGGTGTTGCTTGTGCGGCATCCATGCCGGTCAAAATCCACGACACCCTCAGCAAGACCAAACAACCGCTGGCCCCCGCCGACGGCCAAACTTTCCGTTTCTACTGCTGCGGACCGACCGTTTACGGCCCGGCCCACATCGGCAACTTCCGCACCTTCCTCGTGCAGGACGTCCTGCGCCGCACCCTGGAGGTTGACGGGCTGAGCCTGCGCCACGTGCGCAATATCACCGACGTGGACGACAAGACTATCCGCCAGAGCCAGGCCGAAGGCCGCACCCTGTCCGAGTTCACCACGCACTGGACGGACAAGTTTCATGCTGACTGCTCCGCGCTCAACCTCCTGCCCCCGCACGAGGAGCCCCGTGCCACCGCCCACATCGCCGAACAGATCGCCATGATCGAGCAGCTCGTCGCCGGGGGCCACGCCTACGCCGCAGCCGACGGCTCGGTGTACTTCAAGGTCTGCTCCTGCGAGCACTACGGCGAACTCTCCGGCCTCGACCGCTCCAGCCTGCGCACGCAGCATGTCAACAGCGCGGGCGACGCCAACGACGCCGACGAGTACGACCGCGAGAGCGTGAGCGACTTTGCCCTCTGGAAGGCCCGCAAGCCCGAGGACGGTGAGAATTTCTGGTCCAGCCCCTGGGGCGAAGGCCGCCCCGGCTGGCACATCGAGTGCTCGGCCATGAGCGTAAAGTACCTCGGCGAGGGCTTCGACCTGCATGGCGGCGGGATCGATTTGTGCTTCCCGCACCACGAGAACGAGATCGCCCAGAGCGAGTGCGCCACCGGCACCCGGCCCTTTGCCCGCCTGTGGTTCCACAGCGCGCACCTCATGGTCGAGGGCAGCAAGATGTCCAAAAGCCTCGGCAACCTCTACACGCTCGAAGACCTCTTGCAAAAGGGCTTCCGGCCGATGGATATCCGCTACGCGCTGATCTCCGGCCACTACCGCCAGCAGCTCAACTTCACGCTCAACGGCCTGAAGGCCGGCCGTTCCGCGCTGGAGAAGATGGAAAAAACCCTCCGTCCGATCCTCGGCCGCCTCGGGGTTTCCGAAGAAGACTTCCGCCACTGGATCAAGCCCTCCCCGCTCGTCACGACGGGGATGTTTGCCCGGGCCTGGGAGAAGCTTTCAGACGACCTCAATGTGCCCGCCGCCCTTGGGGAAATCTTTTCCGTGCTCGGCGACCTGGCCGACCCGACGCTCGACTCCGCCGCCGTCGCCGGGCAGGTGGAGTCCTTCGGGGCGCTGCTCTACGCGCTCGGGCTCGATCTCTTCACCGCGCAGGATGCCCCCGCCGCCGCCGACATCCCCGAGTCCGTGGCCAACCTGGCCGAGGCCCGCTGGGAAGCAAAAAAAGCCCGCGACTGGGCCAACGCCGACGGCCTGCGCGACGAGCTTCTCCAGCTCGGCTGGAAGATCCTCGACCGCAAGGACGGCTACGATCTGGAAAAGGTGTAGCACGCGCGCGCTTTATCCAGGGGCCGCCCTGAAGAGCATTGAGAAGGCCCGCGGAAACTGACCCGCCGATACAAAAAAGACCGGGCATGCGCCCGGTCTCTACCTTTTTCAGGTGATTTGACAGCGGTAGTATATCGAAAGTCAGCGGCTCAGACGGCGGCGGGCAAAAGCCCAGGCGAACACCAAGAGGCCCAATCCGAGAGCCACGGTTGAGGGCTCGGGAACTGGCGTGAGGTCGGCGGTGGCGAAAGTCACACCGTCCGACTGAATGGCCTGAAGCACAAGCCATTGGTCGTCGATCTGTTGCGCGTTAAGCCTGACCGTCGTACCCGGCGTTCCGCCCGCGTAGCGTCCGGTGATAACCAGCGCGAAACCGTCCTCGGTCCCGGCCGGGGAGGATATCTGAGTGGTCGTAGTGGAGCTTCCGCTGTGGTTGGTTCCCATCCAGAAGCCCGCGAATTGGCCGTTGTAGGAGGAGACGATGACCGCCACCTCTTCAAGCGCGATGTTGGTATTGGTGATGCTGAACGCGTCCAGGCTGCTCAGGTAGAACTGCCCCGCCCCGGACTGGGCGAAGTCCGCCGTATCCACCGTAAAGGCGTAGCTGCCGCTGGTCGAGGACGGGGCGTACGAAGCGTACTGAACGGAGAAATCCCCGTAAAAAGTGCCCGAAATCTGGACCAGCTCAGCCCGTGAGGACACGGCTAAACCGCTCATGACCAGCCCCGCCAGGGCCAGTGTTTTTAAACGCACAGAGAGTCGCTGCATAGTTGTTAGCAAGGGAGGATACGGAAGCGGCCGAAAACACCTTGTCTCCGGTCGGAGTGAGAAGGGCCGCATTATACCCGTAAACGCCGCGCATGACTATGGGCAATATTACCACCACCGAGCAGTTCGGGGATCGTCAGCCAGGGCGCGTAGCGGGCGATGACCCGCGTACGGCAGTCGATCCCGAGCTTTGTCAGGACCGCGCTGACGAACTTGTCCACCGTCCGGGTGGAGACGCCCATGCGGGTCGAAATCTCCGCGTTGCTCATCCCCTGGCAGATCCATTCGAGCGTCTCGAATTCCCGTCCTGTGAGCTGGCGGCGCAGCCGGGCGCTGACCGCTTCGGCCTCCCGGAACAGCGCGTTGTAGCGGTTCTGCATGGCGTGATACTTCGCCACCAGATGCGCGCGCACGATAGACGCCTTCAGGCACTCAAGCTCGGAAAAGGGCCGGTCGGAGTGGAAAACGAGCATAATGCCGTTGCCCTCTTCCACGATGATCTGCATGACCAACTGGTCTTCGATCCCGAGCTTCGATCCGACCTCCTGGTAAAAGGGCGATTGGTGATACTCCTCCGGCGTAATGAAGTCGAGCGTGCGCTCGATCCCTCCGAAGCGCCGCACCTGTCCGGTCTCGAAATCCACACACCGCCCGAAAAGCGGATGCGTCGGCAAGGTGCGGTTAAGGCTCTCCACCAGCGGTTTCACCCGGTTATCGAACTCGGGCGAATTGACCACCTCCAGCATGACCATCCCGGGGTCGTGGAGATTCCAGCTCGCGAAGCGCGCCCCGATAAAACGCGTGACCGGCCCCAGCACGAAATCCTCGAACTCGCCGCCCGATTCGATCTCGTGCAGTTCCCGCGTCAGCTCGTCAAGCTGTGCCCAGTCTTCCTGCAGTAGCATATGCTCAAGTCCTTGAAAATCCAACCCTTCACGAGCGTCGGAATACGCCTGTCCTTTTCACATAAGAATCTGCCTGAGACGTTCAAGTCCACCGTTGGCTTAAGTCAATCTTTTACAGTCGATTAGCGAAGCAACCATACTCCATGTTTGCGGGCGAAAAAACATTGCCCGGACATCGGGGGCGAACCGGCACCTTTTTCCCCCTTCAAGAACGCCTACCCCGCTGCAGAGATGCAGGTTTCCTTTTGACACTGGGTCTAAAAACGGCACGATGATCCGTTTTCGGATACGGCATTTCCGCCCCCCGAAGCCCAGATTTTGCCATGAAAGCGATGACTCCGCTCGAAGAACTCCGCCACTCCACCTCACACGTGCTGGCCACGGCCGTGCTGCGTCTCTTCCCCGAGACCAAGCTCGACATCGGCCCCCCCACTGACAGCGGCTTTTACTACGACTTCGACCTGGAGCACAAGTTCACCGCCGAGGACCTCGAAGCCCTCGAAGCGGAGATGAAAAAGGTCATCAAGGAAAACCAGCGGTTCGAGCGCATGGAGTGCTCGCGCGAGGAGGCCGAGAAGATCATCCGCGACTTCGGCCAGGCCGAGTACAAGCTCGGACGCCTCGCCGACATCCCCGAGGGCGAAGCCATCTCGTTCTACAAGAACGGCGACTTCATCGACCTGTGCGCGGGCACGCACGTCAACTATACCAAGAAGATCAAGGCCTTTAAACTGCTCAGCGTGGCCGGGGCCTACCACCGCGGCGACGAGAACAACAAGCAGCTCCAGCGCATTTACGGCACCGCCTTCGAGACGAAGGACGAGCTGGAACAGTACCTCAAGAACCTCGAAGAAGCCCGCAAGCGCGATCACCGCAAGGTCGGACGCGAGATGGGGCTGTTCGAGATCAGCGAAGCCGTCGGCCAGGGCCTGATCCTGTGGAAACCGGCGGGCGCGGTCATCCGCCAGGAGCTTCAGGACTTTATCTCCGAGGAGCTGCGCAAGGGCGGCTACAGCCAGGTCTTCACGCCGCATATCGGTCGCCTCGGCCTTTACCGCACCAGCGGGCACTTCCCGTACTACCAGGACTCGCAGTTCACCCCGCTGGTGGACCGCGAGGAGATGGAGCACCTCGGCCACGAGGGCTGCTCCTGCGCCGAGCTTTCCAACAAGCTCAACGAAGGCGAGGCTGACGGCTACCTGCTCAAGCCGATGAACTGCCCGATGCACATCGAGATTTTCAAGAGCAGCCCCCACAGCTACCGCGACCTGCCGGTGCGCCTGGCCGAGTTCGGCACGGTGTACCGCTGGGAAAAGTCCGGCGAGCTCAACGGCATGACCCGCGTGCGCGGCTTCACCCAGGACGACGCCCATATCTTCTGTACCGAGGACCAGGTCCGCGACGAAATCCTCTCCTGTCTCGACCTGGTGAAGACGGTCTTTAACACACTCGGAATGAAGGACTACCGCGTGCGCGTCGGCCTGCGCGACCCCGACAGCAGCAAATACGTTGGCGAGGCCGACAAGTGGGACAAGGCCGAGAACGCCCTGCGCGAAGTCGCCCAGACCCTGGGCGTGCCCTTCACCGAGGAGCAGGGCGAAGCCGCCTTCTACGGCCCGAAGATCGACTTCGTGGTCAAGGACGTGATCGGGCGCGAGTGGCAACTCGGCACCGTGCAGGTGGACTACAACCTGCCCGAACGCTTCAAGATCGAGTACACCGGCGCGGACAACCAACCGCACCGCCCCGTCATGCTCCACCGCGCCCCCTTCGGCTCGATGGAACGCTTTGTCGGGGTGCTGATCGAACACTTCGGCGGAAACTTCCCGCTCTGGCTAGCCCCGGAGCAGGTGCGCGTGCTGCCGATCTCGGAAAAGGTCAACGACTACGCCAACGAGGTCGTCAACCAGCTCAAGGCCGCCGGGATGCGCGCCGGGCTCGACCGCCACGACGAAAAGCTCGGCGCCAAGATCCGCCGGGCCGAACTGGACAAGGTGCCCGTCATGCTCATCTGCGGTGAAAAGGAAGCCGAAGCCGGCCAGGTCTCACTCCGCTCGCGTGTGGGCAAGGACCTCGAAGGCACCGCCTCCGTCGCCGACACCGTGGCCAAGCTCAAGGCCGAGATTGACGCCAAGTCTCTTCCGCGGGCTTAGGATCTGTTTTGAAAATCCCTTTCCGGGGCTGCACGCCCCGGAAAGGCGGCAGGCAAATTGCTGGTCCATCCGCTTGACAGGGACGCGCTTTGCCTTTCCCTGAACGCCATGTGTCCGGTAAAAGCCATTCACCGCCTGCGCGTCGTGGGTCTGATCGAAGGAATCTCCTTTCTCGTCCTGCTGGGGATCGCCATGCCCCTTAAATATTTCGGTGACATGCCGGAGGCGGTCAAGGTCGTGGGCTGGGCGCACGGGCTGCTTTTCATCGGGTTTGTGGCCCTGCTGCTGACGGCGATGATCCTCGCTGAGTGGAGCCTGCGGCGGGCGGCGGTATTCTTCGCCGCCGCGCTGGTGCCCTTTGGCCCCTTTCTGGTGGACAAGCACCTGCGCCGCTGCGCCGAACAAGCCGGAGCGGCTACCGCCCAGGCCTGAGCCACAGGGGTTTTAAAAACCGGGTCAGCCGGCCCGTGACAGGACATAATAAGACTTCCCCAGCCAAGGGAAAACTGTATATCGTGGGCGCATGTCAGAAAACGCATCCCCTCAACCTCCTGTGCTGAAGTTCCTCGGGCTCGACCCCGAAAAATCCCAGAAATACGCCGGTTGGCTGAAGTTCGAGGCCATCCTGTTCATCATTCTCGGCGTGGCGGCCATTATGCTGCCGGGGCTGTTTTCGTTGGGGCTGAGCCTGTTTCTGGGCTGGCTGTTCCTGTTCGGAGGCATTTTCGCGACGGTGGGAGCCTTCCAGGCCGCCAAATCGAAGGGCTTCTTCTGGCGGCTGGCCTCGGGCGTGCTGACCGTGGTGGTCGGGGTCATGGTCATTTCCAAGCCGATGGAGTGGATGGCCATTCTCACGCTGATCGTGGCCGGGTTCTTCCTCGTGGACGGGATTTTTAAAATCATCTACGGGTTCCAGTCGATGGGCGTCCCCGGCGCGGGCATGGCTATCGTGAATGGCATTTTCGGCCTCATCATCGCCTGGATCGTGTATTCGCGCTGGCCGCTGTCCTCGGAGTGGTTCCTCGGGCTGCTCATTGGGATCAATCTGCTCATGGCGGGGCTTTTCCTGCTGCGCGTCTCCGGCGGCATCAACAAGCACGTCTCCCAGTAAACCTTTTTTTTTTCGCCGGGCCGGGTCGCAAAACCCGGCCTTTTTTGTTGCCCGCGAAACCACGCGAAGGAGCGCGAAGAGGATGAAGAGAGGACGAAGAGATTTAACAGGAAGGCCGCAAAGGGCAGAAAGAAATACCGATAAAAACGTTTCCCATAAAAAACCAGTGTTACGTTACTCTTTAACCACGGATTTCACGGATGAGCGCACATTCTTTATAATACAGATGCCCGTGTTTGCCCGGCCTTCCTTCACGTGGCCTAATCTACCGCTCTTTCCGGCCTTCCTGTTAAATCTCTCATCCTCTTCGCGTTTCTTCGCGTGACTTCGCGGGTAAACCTCTTCCCAAATATTTTTGGCCCATCGGGCGTCGCTTTTTTGTTAAAATCGCCAGTTTTTAGAGTTTTTCGGTGATTTTTGGCCATTTTCAAGGCTCAAACGGGCAAAACCGAGGTCAGCAGGGCTTGGGGAGACGGGGCTGCACCGAACATTGACGTCGGGCGGTTGGACCGTCACGCTGGAAGAGAATGAACTTTTTGCATTCGTATTGGCGCATGCCCTACATCGAGGTTCCCAAGCCGGAAGGCGGGGAGCACAATCCTTTCGTGTCGATCCCACTGGAGGAGGACGACCGCAAGGTCTTGATCGTGCTCCGCTCCAGCCTGTGCTATCTGGTGTTGAACAAATTCCCCTACAATGCCGGGCACCTGCTGGTGGTCCCGTACCGGGAAGTCAGCCGTCTGGATGAATTGACAGCGGAGGAAAAAGCGGATTTCTTCGAGACCATCATCAAGGGGCAGCAGATACTCGAACAAGCCATCCGCCCGGACGGCTTCAACGTGGGCTTCAACCTCGGCCGCGCCGCGGGCGCGGGCATCCCCTCGCACATCCATTGCCACATCGTTCCGCGCTGGAACGGGGACACCAATTTCATGCCCGTTCTGGGAGAGACCAAGGTTTTACCCGAATCGCTCGACGCCATGTGGCAGCGTCTGCGGCAATTCGTCACCGAGTAATGCGCGCTGTCCGACACGGCATCCGCCCTGCTTACACCACCCGAGAGACTCACGCGCGCACGCATTTCGTGTATGGCCACTGAAACCCTCACTTTCCCGAGCCCGCGGCATCTGGCCCAGCTCTACTGCTCCAACGACGAAAACCTCGCCAAGGCCGAACGGGCGCTCGACGTGACCCTGGTCTCCCGCGAGGACTGGCTCAAGATCGAGGGCGAGGAGGCCGCAGTGGCCGCCGCCGTCGAGCTGTTCCAGCTCCTGGACAAGCTCCGCGGTCAGGGCATCCAGATCGGTCGCTCGGACTTCGACAACATGCTCTCCGCCATCGCCCGGGGCGAGGCCGACGACATGCGCGAGGTTTTCAATAACCCGCTCGTGATCCAGTTGCGCCGCAAGAGCATCGTCCCCAAGACGATCAACCAGAAGCGCTACCTCCAGTTTATCAACAAGAACGACATCGTCTTCGGGATCGGCCCCGCCGGCACCGGCAAGACCTATCTGGCGATGGCCGCCGCCCTCCAGGCCCTACAGGAGAAAAAAGTCCAGAAGCTCATCATCACCCGGCCCGCCGTCGAGGCCGGGGAGGCCCTGGGCTTCCTGCCCGGCGACCTCAAGGAAAAGCTCCTGCCCTACCTGCGCCCCATTTACGACGCGCTCAACGAGATGGTCGGCCCCGAAGAGACCGAGCGCATGGCCGAAAAAGGCCTGATCGAAATCGCCCCGCTGGCCTACATGCGCGGGCGCACGCTTTCCAACGCCTACATCATCCTCGACGAGGCCCAGAATACCTCGCCCGAGCAGATGATGATGTTCCTCACGCGCCTGGGCGACAGCAGCCGGATGATCGTCACCGGCGACATCACCCAGGTGGACCTGCCCCGCGCCCAGCAATCCGGGCTCAAGCAGGCCGTCGAAATCCTCGCCTCGGTGGAGGGGATCAAGCTCTTCTACTTCGACCATGCCGACGTGGTTCGGCACCCGCTGGTCAGCCGGATCATCCATGCTTACGAAAAGCATCTGAACGACGACCGTCCAAAGAAGTCCAAGTAATTCAGCTTAGAGATCAATAAGGGCTCGCCCGCCCCAGGCGACCCGAGCCTTTTCCATTATGGTATTCAAGAAAAAGACCAAGAAGGAGCAGACCGTAGAAGCCCGGCGTCGTCGCCGGGACGAGGCCCGCCCCACCAACGTCCGCGAAGCCATCGACTCGAACCAATGGGTCGCCACCGGGCTGATGGTCGCCCTGACCCTGGCCATCGTGCTCATCTGTTTCGTGGGCCGCTCGCCGACGGGGCCGCGCGTCCTGCCCGGCCAGACGGCGCGTATCCGGGTCACAGCCGAGATCCCGTTCACCTACACCAGCCAGATCCAGACCAACCGCCTGATCGAACAGCGCAAGCTCCAGATCGGTCCCTATTACCAGATCAACCCGGATGTTTTCCAAAGCTTCAGCCAGCGTATCGACCAGCTCGAAACCGGCATCAAGGAAGAACTGCTGCCCGAGTTGCAGGAGCTTCCCGCCGAGGACCGCAAGCTCGCCATCGACACCTTTACCCAGCAGTTCAACCAGTTGACCGGGATGGGCGTGAGCAGCGAGGACATCACCCTGCTCATTGACCGCTGCACCCCCGAGCAGCTCACCCGCTACCTCAACGAGGGCAAGCTCATCCTGCGCGACATTCTGCGCGACGGTATTTACCAGCCCAGCCTGCTCCAGCCGTCCACCACGAACGCGGACGGAATCGTCTCCTACGAGATCATCGAGCGGGCACAGGGCACACGGCTCCAGTCCGAGGAGGACGCCGGACGCCTCCTGCGCATCAATCTCGCCGGACTTGATGCGGACACCGGGCTCTCGCGGGCGCTTTACCGGATTTTCAGCAAGGGTCTGCGCCCCAACCTCGAATACGACGAAAAGCGCACCTCCGAACGCAAGGAAGCCGCCGCCGCCAAGGTGCAGCCGGTCGTGATCAAATTCGCCGCCGGAGACGTGCTGACCGAGCCGGGCACGAAGCTGACCGCCGAACAGGTCGAGGCGCTCAACGCCTACCGTCAGGCCCTGAGCAAGAGCGAGCGCATGATCTGGGGCTTCAACCTCACGCTGGCCGAGCAGACCGGCCTGACCTTTATCCTCATCCTGGCCACCATGATCTACATCCAGGTGGCCATGCCCGAGTTCCGCCGCTCCAACCGCCGTATCCTGCTCACCGCCCTGATCCTGCTGGTTAACCTGGTCCTGATCCGCATTGTCAACATGATCGGCGACCTCGACTTCCTCAGCCGCAGCCCGACCATCCAGGCCACCGTCACCTACCTGGCCCCCGTGGCCTTCGCCGGGATCGTCCTTTCCATGCTGATTGGGGCGCGCGCCGCCGTCATGGTGTCACTGCTCATTTCCGCGCTCTTCGGCATGATGGAGGGTAACTCCATGGAGGCGTTCCTGATCTCCATGCTTTCGTCACTGGCCGGGATTCACTACTGCCGGGATATCCGCCTGCGGGCCAAGGTCGTCAAGGCCGGGGCTATGGCCGGGGTGGCCGTCGCCGTCGGCGCGCTTTTCTTCGGGCTGATGGACGACCTGAGTACCCGCACCCTTATCCAGCAGGCGGTGGCCGCGTGTCTGGTCGGCGTGCTTACCGGGATGCTCGCCATCGGCGTCTTACCGCTGCTGGAGCATACCTTCCGCTTTACCACGGACATCACGCTGCTGGAGATGACGGACTTCAACCACCCGCTCCTGCGCAAGCTCCAGATCGAGGCCCCCGGCACCTATCACCACAGCCTCATGGTGGCCAACCTCTCCGAGCGTGCCGCTCTGGAGATCGGGGTCAACCCGCTGCTTTGCCGGGCGACCTGCCTCTTTCACGACATCGGCAAGATAGCCAAGCCGGAGTACTTCGTCGAGAACCAGCAGGATGGGTACAACCCGCACGATGACCGCAACCCGACCATGTCCGCGCTCATCATCAAGAACCACGTCAAGGAAGGCGCGGAAATGGCCCGCGAGGCGAAACTGCCCGCCGTTTTTCTCGACGTGATCCGCCAGCACCACGGCACCACGCTGATCAAGTTTTTTTACAACAAGGCGCTCAACCAGAAGCAGCAACCCTCGCTCCCGCTGGGCGGCGGCAGCAACCCGCCCATGCCCGATCCGACCGAGATCGACGAGAGCAGCTTCCGCTATGACGGCCCCCGCCCCCGCAGCAAGGAGGCGACGATCATCTTCTTCGCCGACGCCATTGAGGCCGCCTCGCGCAGCCTGAAAAAAGTCACCCCGCAGAACGTCGAGGACCTCGTCAACGCGATCATCAACGAGCGCATCGAAGACGGCCAGCTCGACGAGTCCCCGCTCACCCTGCAAGAGATCAGCCGCATCCGTGACAGCTTCATTTTCACCATCCTGAACATGCTCCACAGCCGGGTCGAGTACCCGAAAATGGCCAAAAAAGAGGCCCCCCGGCGCGATTCCCACACCCAGCCACCCATTCCGCCACGCGATGCCAAGACAGATCCAGCTAAGTCAGCCTTCGTCTGAACTGCTAACTTATGACGAAGAGGCCGTCGCCGGCCTCTTCCACCGTCTGGATCAATGGCCCGCCCACCGGGTCCCCGACGGTGAGATTTCCGTCGCCTTTCTGGAGCACACGGCCATGGCCGAGGTCCACGGGCAGTTCCTCGACGACGCCACTCCGACCGACGTGATTACCTTTGACGGCGACCCGGAAATGGACTTCGGCGGCGAGATCTGCGTCGGTGCCGAGCAGGCTATGGAAACCGGCCCCGAGCACGGGAACACGCTTTCGCAAGAGCTGTCCCTCTACCTCGTCCACGGCTGGCTGCACCTGGCCGGGCTCGACGACCGCAACGAAGCAGACCGCGCCCAAATGCGCCTGGCCGAGAGCCAGGCCCTCGCTTACCTGGAGTCCACCGGCGGGCTGCCGGAGTTCAGGCCCATTCTTTAGCACCCATTCATGTACCGTCGCTTACGCAATTCTTTTATCGCAGGCCTTGTCCTGCTGGCCCCGCTCGGAGTCACGCTTTTTGTGCTGGATTTCCTGCGCTCGAAAATCGGCTCCCGCGTCACCGCGATGATCCCCGCGAACATCCTGCCCCCGGAAATCCGGCGGCTGCCCATCGTGGACTTCGGACTGGATATGGCGGCGGTTGTCATCGTCGTGCTGGCCATCACCCTGCTGGGGCTTTTCTCCAACTACTTTTTGGGCAAGGTCTTGATTATCGGCACCGAGCGGGTGATCGACCGCGTGCCCTTCGTCAACACCGTGTACCGCACGGTCAAGCAGATCGTCGAGACCTTCAGCAAGCAGCAGAAGGCGGTTTTCCAAAAGGTCGTCTTGACCGAATACCCGCGCAAGGGCGTTTACGTACTGGGCTTTGTCACCAGCGTGGCCAAAGGCGAGGTGCAGGACAAAACCGGGGCCGAAGTCATCAATGTCTTTGTGCCAACGACACCGAATCCGACCAGCGGCTTTCTGCTCATGGTGCCCAAGGACGAGATCATCGAGCTGAACATGACCGTAGCCGACGGGATGAAGCTCATCGTCTCCGGCGGCGCGGTCATCCCCAACCACACCCAGCGCCCTCCGCAGATCGCCGCCGAGCCGGTCACCATCAGCAACCCCCGCGCCGCGGACATCCCACCCGCCTCTGGCGATGCCGGCTGAGAGCGTTCAGTTGGAGGCGCTCGTGCTCGGGCGCGAGCAAACCGGTGAGAACCACCTGCGCTTCTCCCTGCTGGACCCCGAATCTGGCCGTCGCGAAGCCTTTTACCGACAGACACAAGCGGGCAAAGGCACCCCGCCCGACCTCTTCGACCGGGGGGAGTTCCACCTGGAGGCCGCCCGCAGCGGCAACGCCTGGTTCGTGCGCGAGTTCCGGCTCCGGCAGCGTCTCAGCGGCATCAGCCGCCACTACGCCAATTTTCAGGCCGCTGCCGAGTGGGCACTGTTTTTGCGCCACAACGCCGTCCACTGCCACATGCCCGCCACCGTCTTCGACATCGCCCAAAAAACCTTTTCAGCCCTCGAAAACACCGCCCAACCCGAGGCCGCACTGCTGAAGGGCTTCTATCTTTTCGCCCGCCAGGAGGGGTGGCCCGTGCGCGAGGAGTGGCTGCGCAACCTCCCCACCACCGAACGCGACAGTGCCGCCCACATCCTCAACTCTCCGCTTGAGGTGCTTGCCGCCAGCCCCGAAACCGCCCGCCGGCTCGCCCGCACACTCAAGAATTGGCTCGCCGCCCGCGACGAGGTGCGCCTAAGTTAACCGACATGCTGCCGGCCTTTTCATCCGCGTCCCGGACTGCCCGGTGGGCCGCGTTTTTGCTCGCTTCGTTCGCGGCGGGATGGCCGTTTGCGAACGGGATCGAAGGCGAAAGTAATGCGCGCGACACGGCCAGCGCAGCCAACGCCCCCGACCCGCGTCTGGTCGAGCCCATCCCCGCCGCCACCGACGCGGGTTCGCGCAAGGTTATTGAATACCACTTGAAAGCCCTCGGTGGGCAGGAAGCGCTTGAAGCCATCCACGCCGTCCGCACCGTCCAGCAGATCAGCACGGGACGGCAGGAGTTCGAGCTGGAAACGGTCGAGGCCGCCCACCCGCACCGCTTTTACGCCAAACGCTCGCAAACCCTTCTGGGCAAAACCACCAGCAGCTTCGAGGGCTTTGACGGGGAAACCTACTGGACCCGCGAGAGCGAACAGAAAAACGTACGCCCCGTAGCCGTCACCGGGGAAAAGCCCGCCCGCGCC contains the following coding sequences:
- the cysS gene encoding cysteine--tRNA ligase, which produces MPVKIHDTLSKTKQPLAPADGQTFRFYCCGPTVYGPAHIGNFRTFLVQDVLRRTLEVDGLSLRHVRNITDVDDKTIRQSQAEGRTLSEFTTHWTDKFHADCSALNLLPPHEEPRATAHIAEQIAMIEQLVAGGHAYAAADGSVYFKVCSCEHYGELSGLDRSSLRTQHVNSAGDANDADEYDRESVSDFALWKARKPEDGENFWSSPWGEGRPGWHIECSAMSVKYLGEGFDLHGGGIDLCFPHHENEIAQSECATGTRPFARLWFHSAHLMVEGSKMSKSLGNLYTLEDLLQKGFRPMDIRYALISGHYRQQLNFTLNGLKAGRSALEKMEKTLRPILGRLGVSEEDFRHWIKPSPLVTTGMFARAWEKLSDDLNVPAALGEIFSVLGDLADPTLDSAAVAGQVESFGALLYALGLDLFTAQDAPAAADIPESVANLAEARWEAKKARDWANADGLRDELLQLGWKILDRKDGYDLEKV
- a CDS encoding MYXO-CTERM sorting domain-containing protein, whose protein sequence is MQRLSVRLKTLALAGLVMSGLAVSSRAELVQISGTFYGDFSVQYASYAPSSTSGSYAFTVDTADFAQSGAGQFYLSSLDAFSITNTNIALEEVAVIVSSYNGQFAGFWMGTNHSGSSTTTTQISSPAGTEDGFALVITGRYAGGTPGTTVRLNAQQIDDQWLVLQAIQSDGVTFATADLTPVPEPSTVALGLGLLVFAWAFARRRLSR
- a CDS encoding helix-turn-helix transcriptional regulator translates to MLLQEDWAQLDELTRELHEIESGGEFEDFVLGPVTRFIGARFASWNLHDPGMVMLEVVNSPEFDNRVKPLVESLNRTLPTHPLFGRCVDFETGQVRRFGGIERTLDFITPEEYHQSPFYQEVGSKLGIEDQLVMQIIVEEGNGIMLVFHSDRPFSELECLKASIVRAHLVAKYHAMQNRYNALFREAEAVSARLRRQLTGREFETLEWICQGMSNAEISTRMGVSTRTVDKFVSAVLTKLGIDCRTRVIARYAPWLTIPELLGGGNIAHSHARRLRV
- the thrS gene encoding threonine--tRNA ligase, producing the protein MKAMTPLEELRHSTSHVLATAVLRLFPETKLDIGPPTDSGFYYDFDLEHKFTAEDLEALEAEMKKVIKENQRFERMECSREEAEKIIRDFGQAEYKLGRLADIPEGEAISFYKNGDFIDLCAGTHVNYTKKIKAFKLLSVAGAYHRGDENNKQLQRIYGTAFETKDELEQYLKNLEEARKRDHRKVGREMGLFEISEAVGQGLILWKPAGAVIRQELQDFISEELRKGGYSQVFTPHIGRLGLYRTSGHFPYYQDSQFTPLVDREEMEHLGHEGCSCAELSNKLNEGEADGYLLKPMNCPMHIEIFKSSPHSYRDLPVRLAEFGTVYRWEKSGELNGMTRVRGFTQDDAHIFCTEDQVRDEILSCLDLVKTVFNTLGMKDYRVRVGLRDPDSSKYVGEADKWDKAENALREVAQTLGVPFTEEQGEAAFYGPKIDFVVKDVIGREWQLGTVQVDYNLPERFKIEYTGADNQPHRPVMLHRAPFGSMERFVGVLIEHFGGNFPLWLAPEQVRVLPISEKVNDYANEVVNQLKAAGMRAGLDRHDEKLGAKIRRAELDKVPVMLICGEKEAEAGQVSLRSRVGKDLEGTASVADTVAKLKAEIDAKSLPRA
- a CDS encoding DUF3817 domain-containing protein, which encodes MCPVKAIHRLRVVGLIEGISFLVLLGIAMPLKYFGDMPEAVKVVGWAHGLLFIGFVALLLTAMILAEWSLRRAAVFFAAALVPFGPFLVDKHLRRCAEQAGAATAQA
- a CDS encoding HdeD family acid-resistance protein yields the protein MSENASPQPPVLKFLGLDPEKSQKYAGWLKFEAILFIILGVAAIMLPGLFSLGLSLFLGWLFLFGGIFATVGAFQAAKSKGFFWRLASGVLTVVVGVMVISKPMEWMAILTLIVAGFFLVDGIFKIIYGFQSMGVPGAGMAIVNGIFGLIIAWIVYSRWPLSSEWFLGLLIGINLLMAGLFLLRVSGGINKHVSQ
- a CDS encoding HIT family protein, which gives rise to MNFLHSYWRMPYIEVPKPEGGEHNPFVSIPLEEDDRKVLIVLRSSLCYLVLNKFPYNAGHLLVVPYREVSRLDELTAEEKADFFETIIKGQQILEQAIRPDGFNVGFNLGRAAGAGIPSHIHCHIVPRWNGDTNFMPVLGETKVLPESLDAMWQRLRQFVTE